CGGTGACTATTCCACCGGTGCCGCACAGGTGATCATGACTCATGTCATGGGGTCAATGGAGGTTTACGAACAACAAACTGCCTGGCCTAACGTAGTGGATAATAGCGAGCTGGTGATCCTATGGGGGTGTAACCCAATGATCACGCTGAAAAATAGTTGGAACGTTCCGGATCACGTTGGCCAAACTGGCTTTGAAGCGCTGAAGAAGAAAGGCACCAAAGTCATTAGCATTGACCCGGTTCATAACGACAGCGCCAAATTCACTAATGCCCAATGGATTGCCCCGCGCCCTTATACCGACAGCGCGATGCTCATTGGCATTGCCCACACCTTACTCACTGAAAAGCTACACAATCCCGACTTTATCAAAACCTATACCATTGGTTTCGATAAATTCCAGGCTTATCTGTTAGGGGAAACCGACGGCCAGCCGAAGACAGCAGAATGGGCGGCAGATATCAGTGGTGTCGATGCTGACGTAATACGCCAACTGGCACGCGATATGGCGAAGCAGCGCACCATGATCATGGGCGGTTGGGGGATTCAGCGCCAACACCACGGTGAGCAACAGCACTGGCTGCTGGTGACGGTTGCCTCGATGCTCGGCCAAATTGGTTTGCCGGGTGGCGGCTTTGGTTTCAGCTACCACTACTCTTCCGGTGGTAGCCCAACGGCGAAAGGCGGTATTTTACCGGGGATTTCTGCCGGGAATGCACCGAAGAACTCGCCATCACCGATTCCGGTAGCGCGCATTGCCGAGTGTCTGGCGAATCCGGGCAAAACCATTGATTTCAATGGCACCAAAGTGACCTACCCCGATGTCAAAATGGTCTATGTGGCTGGCGGGAATACCTTCCATCAGCATCAGGATACCAATAATCTGGTGAAAGCCTGGCAACATCCTGAAACCATCGTGGTTAACGAACCCTACTGGACTGCCACCGCTAAACATGCCGATATCGTGTTACCGGCCACCACCAGTTATGAACGCAACGATTTGGAAATGGGCGGCGACTATTCGCAGCTTTATGTTTTCCCGATGCATCAGTGCGTCCCGCCACAGCATGAAGCCCGCAGTGATTTTGATATTTTCGCTGCTATGGCCACTCGGCTGGGGGTCATTGATGCCTTTACCGAGGGTAAAGATGAAACTCAGTGGCTGAAATCAATGTATGACGATATGAAGTCACAAGCCCGTACAGCACGTGTCGCCCTACCGCCTTTCGATATGTTCTGGGAGTCAAATAACTATATTCGCTTCCCAATTCCCGAGGCCAACAAGCAGTGGGTGCGTTTTGCCGATTATCGTGAGAATCCATTACTCAACCCACTTGGCACGCC
The sequence above is drawn from the Yersinia enterocolitica subsp. enterocolitica genome and encodes:
- the torA gene encoding trimethylamine-N-oxide reductase TorA, translated to MTKYEQQPLQMSRRRFLLGTSALAALPLIGGLWPKSALAQAISQALPQFLALRQAQKGILTGAHWGAFEAIVENGRMVGVQPVKDDPWPNDLITMAPYQVHAENRIKYPMVRKSWLEGGPGSHTELRGRDEWVRVSWDKATELVCNEIVRVQKDHGPQALYAGSYGWKSVGMLHNSRTLLQRLMNLSGGFLGYAGDYSTGAAQVIMTHVMGSMEVYEQQTAWPNVVDNSELVILWGCNPMITLKNSWNVPDHVGQTGFEALKKKGTKVISIDPVHNDSAKFTNAQWIAPRPYTDSAMLIGIAHTLLTEKLHNPDFIKTYTIGFDKFQAYLLGETDGQPKTAEWAADISGVDADVIRQLARDMAKQRTMIMGGWGIQRQHHGEQQHWLLVTVASMLGQIGLPGGGFGFSYHYSSGGSPTAKGGILPGISAGNAPKNSPSPIPVARIAECLANPGKTIDFNGTKVTYPDVKMVYVAGGNTFHQHQDTNNLVKAWQHPETIVVNEPYWTATAKHADIVLPATTSYERNDLEMGGDYSQLYVFPMHQCVPPQHEARSDFDIFAAMATRLGVIDAFTEGKDETQWLKSMYDDMKSQARTARVALPPFDMFWESNNYIRFPIPEANKQWVRFADYRENPLLNPLGTPSGKIEIYSDTIAKMEYADCQGIPTWMPPHEWYRGAEAKKYPLSLNTAHPINRLHSQLDNTPLREKYAVADREAILISPQDASARQIVNGDLVRAFNDRGQILVGAVVTEDVRPGVVRISEGAWFDPAEPSVPGSICKNGNINCLTFDIGSSSLAQGNCGQMAQLEIEKYTGPVLKNTAHAVPAGA